In a single window of the Pedosphaera parvula Ellin514 genome:
- a CDS encoding beta strand repeat-containing protein: MKTTHLSNMNPGLPRKLSDHLVQIRQPILALSLMLLSMGGVSAANLTWDAGNTNNGATINPASGSWNTDTANLGWNNGSGNVSWTQTSTTAGLNGAIFNGPDAAAGTYQISLDLGQIAFTNLAINANGYTFNGPGSMFLNTSGTLLVADGKNVTFNNNFAQNNSAKFWQLGTGPVPATMTVNGNIAGDQIVFNSTNGSTFLLGGNTAGSVVTIDANVWQTNGTSTGVATWQVGRAVPGSGNNNTGVFVLDGPNTVMNFNTSLQISRGGGNGTVILQNGATMNVGTVSAAQNVQIESESGGTPHGTFKMYGGTLNVGAVGSGTAIGQIKLAQQGSPAGATAVFTQTGGVVNAWGGIFIGAASGTFNGGTAAFTNSGGFLYIGSGGSIGVSRGTVFPPTNYFVLSGGTVGALSSWISSVPMMLDTLNGNITFQCADANTTPFNISLSGALTGPGGLNKTGGGTLQLSGANNYAGSTVVSDGTLRIITSLSPTNGPVVLDGSAGSPVNTVQVANVGQFWSIGNLTYAAGTPTADFNYLTFVPSTTVAPIQVNGNLTFTVTPQVTIAGSGIPVGDYPLIQYTGTLSGTPPTTPVSLPPGTVATIVNNTASKRIVLHVTSGANPALSWRVGNGVWDINGTPNWTQLGSPATYNPDDGTKSLLFDDTASGTSPITVTLNSIVHPAGVTANNTTKSYIFAGNGSIDGSATFTKSGTGMVTMATTNTYTGGTTINAGQLNINYGGDGSLNSAIGTGPLTNVLGAKIDNTSGHAVTLLTPIPQYWLDDWTFVGSANFNTGPGAVTLGSSVVTLTVVSNAFEVGGTISDNGLGYKLFKAGNGALTLRTDNSFAGGLELGSGVLNLGSANCAGNGILTIDGGAIDNVSGSDLTLGGVLSVSIPIANGGTFTFLGTSSLDLGPATINANNGQVMFWNIVTNTLTTEGDIVSGNTTITKIGKGTLVIGGFGASSQFTGIINEGQVDLAKGAGVAVGTGGQGLLVQSNSVVRITGDTGNQIANSPTTYVQTRLSSGGVLDLNGRSETLDMLSITNGILRNGASGTLSTLTIVGTTGVHPTNTLTLNDVNCQFDVPPADAELDIAATIDGAGSLVKTGLGTLSLLNSNNYTGNITVSSGTLVLAFPSLSTNSAVNVATNATLGTNAILNLNFANSETNTVSTLVLGGVSKAPGIYNAITDPHYITGSGSLQVIPVSTINPLPGPIQFNVQSSVSGSTLALSWPTNLGWILQSQTNALSTGLVNNSNAWFDMPGSAAVTSTNLTINPTNSTVFFRLRLP, from the coding sequence ATGAAGACAACACATCTTTCCAACATGAATCCAGGATTGCCCAGGAAGCTGAGTGATCATTTGGTCCAAATTCGGCAGCCAATTCTCGCATTGAGCCTGATGTTACTCTCAATGGGCGGCGTCTCGGCAGCGAATTTGACTTGGGACGCCGGCAATACCAATAACGGTGCGACCATTAATCCGGCGAGTGGCAGTTGGAATACCGATACCGCCAACCTTGGTTGGAACAACGGCAGCGGCAATGTGAGTTGGACCCAGACCAGCACCACCGCGGGGCTTAACGGTGCCATATTCAATGGCCCGGATGCCGCGGCTGGCACCTATCAAATATCACTTGATCTTGGTCAAATCGCTTTCACCAATCTGGCCATAAACGCCAATGGATACACCTTCAACGGCCCCGGCTCCATGTTCCTGAACACTTCTGGAACCTTGCTGGTTGCCGACGGCAAGAATGTAACCTTCAACAACAATTTTGCGCAGAACAACAGCGCCAAATTCTGGCAACTGGGCACCGGCCCCGTTCCAGCCACGATGACGGTTAATGGCAATATCGCCGGCGACCAGATCGTTTTCAACAGCACTAATGGCAGCACCTTCTTGTTGGGGGGTAATACTGCGGGTTCGGTGGTAACCATTGATGCCAATGTATGGCAGACCAACGGTACATCCACGGGTGTCGCCACCTGGCAGGTCGGCCGTGCCGTTCCGGGTTCGGGGAACAACAACACCGGCGTTTTCGTTTTGGACGGCCCCAACACGGTCATGAACTTCAATACCTCGCTCCAGATTTCCCGTGGGGGTGGGAATGGGACTGTAATACTGCAAAATGGCGCCACGATGAACGTCGGGACGGTTTCTGCGGCGCAAAACGTCCAGATCGAGAGTGAATCCGGCGGCACCCCGCATGGCACATTCAAAATGTATGGCGGCACCCTGAATGTGGGCGCGGTGGGTTCCGGCACCGCCATCGGCCAGATCAAATTGGCCCAGCAGGGTTCTCCGGCGGGCGCGACGGCGGTGTTCACCCAGACCGGCGGCGTGGTCAATGCCTGGGGCGGCATTTTTATCGGAGCCGCCAGCGGCACCTTCAACGGCGGCACGGCTGCCTTCACCAATTCCGGCGGATTTCTCTATATTGGTTCAGGTGGTTCAATTGGCGTCAGCCGTGGCACGGTTTTCCCCCCGACCAATTACTTCGTACTCTCGGGCGGCACCGTGGGGGCCTTGTCGAGTTGGATTTCATCTGTACCGATGATGCTGGATACGCTCAACGGCAACATCACCTTCCAATGTGCTGATGCCAACACCACGCCCTTTAATATTTCACTTTCCGGTGCGCTTACGGGCCCAGGTGGGTTGAACAAAACGGGTGGCGGCACGCTGCAATTGAGTGGCGCCAACAACTATGCCGGGAGCACCGTGGTCAGCGACGGAACTTTGAGGATCATCACCAGCTTGTCGCCGACAAATGGTCCCGTTGTTTTGGATGGCTCGGCAGGTTCGCCGGTAAACACGGTGCAGGTGGCCAACGTGGGGCAATTTTGGTCGATCGGGAATCTGACCTATGCCGCCGGCACACCCACGGCTGACTTTAACTACCTTACTTTCGTGCCCAGTACAACCGTTGCGCCGATCCAGGTCAATGGAAACCTTACCTTCACGGTCACACCTCAGGTTACTATTGCAGGCAGCGGCATCCCCGTCGGCGATTATCCGCTTATCCAATACACCGGCACGCTCTCCGGCACTCCACCAACCACGCCTGTCTCGCTGCCGCCCGGCACAGTCGCGACGATTGTGAACAACACAGCCAGCAAGCGCATCGTGTTGCATGTGACCAGTGGCGCGAATCCGGCCCTTTCATGGAGAGTGGGCAACGGCGTTTGGGACATCAATGGTACCCCGAACTGGACTCAACTTGGCAGTCCCGCCACCTACAACCCAGATGACGGAACCAAGAGCCTGCTATTCGACGACACGGCCAGCGGAACCTCGCCGATCACCGTGACGCTGAACAGCATCGTGCATCCTGCCGGCGTTACGGCAAACAACACGACCAAGAGCTACATCTTCGCAGGCAATGGCAGCATCGATGGAAGCGCGACCTTCACAAAATCAGGCACTGGCATGGTCACGATGGCGACAACCAATACCTACACCGGTGGCACAACCATCAACGCCGGCCAGTTGAACATCAACTACGGTGGCGACGGCAGCCTGAATTCAGCCATCGGCACGGGGCCGCTGACCAACGTCCTGGGCGCAAAGATTGACAACACCAGCGGTCATGCGGTTACGTTGCTGACGCCCATCCCCCAATATTGGCTCGACGACTGGACCTTCGTGGGTTCGGCCAACTTCAACACCGGCCCGGGAGCGGTTACTTTGGGCAGCAGCGTCGTGACATTGACGGTTGTCTCCAATGCGTTCGAAGTCGGCGGAACGATTTCCGACAACGGACTCGGCTACAAGCTGTTCAAAGCCGGCAATGGCGCATTGACCCTGAGGACCGATAACAGTTTTGCCGGGGGCTTGGAGCTCGGCTCCGGGGTATTGAACCTTGGAAGTGCCAACTGCGCTGGTAACGGCATCCTGACCATCGACGGCGGTGCGATCGATAACGTGAGCGGCTCGGATCTCACGTTGGGCGGGGTTCTTTCTGTTTCGATCCCAATTGCCAATGGTGGGACCTTTACTTTCCTTGGCACCAGCAGTCTGGATCTTGGACCGGCGACGATCAATGCCAACAATGGCCAGGTTATGTTCTGGAATATCGTCACCAACACCCTGACCACTGAAGGCGACATTGTCTCCGGCAACACCACGATTACCAAGATTGGCAAGGGTACCCTGGTCATCGGTGGTTTCGGGGCGAGCAGTCAATTCACGGGAATTATCAATGAAGGCCAGGTTGACCTGGCCAAAGGTGCTGGTGTGGCGGTCGGGACCGGCGGTCAGGGCCTGCTGGTCCAATCCAATTCAGTGGTTCGCATCACCGGCGACACCGGCAACCAGATTGCAAACTCACCCACAACTTATGTCCAGACACGACTAAGCTCCGGTGGTGTGTTGGACTTGAATGGGCGGAGCGAAACGCTCGACATGCTCTCAATCACCAATGGGATATTGCGCAATGGTGCCAGCGGGACCCTCTCAACCTTGACTATCGTTGGAACGACTGGCGTTCATCCTACCAACACGCTGACGCTCAACGACGTAAACTGCCAATTTGATGTCCCGCCTGCGGACGCGGAGTTGGACATCGCCGCCACCATCGATGGCGCGGGATCATTGGTGAAGACCGGGTTGGGCACGTTGAGCCTGTTGAACAGTAATAATTATACGGGCAATATAACTGTCAGCAGCGGCACATTGGTGCTCGCTTTTCCCAGCCTTTCAACCAACTCCGCAGTGAACGTTGCCACCAATGCCACCCTTGGCACCAACGCTATTCTGAATTTGAACTTCGCAAATTCAGAAACGAACACGGTGAGCACGCTGGTCTTGGGTGGAGTCAGCAAAGCCCCTGGCATCTACAACGCAATCACGGATCCGCACTATATCACAGGTTCGGGCAGTCTGCAGGTCATTCCTGTGTCGACGATCAACCCGCTGCCCGGCCCTATTCAGTTCAATGTTCAGTCCAGTGTTTCAGGCAGCACGCTGGCATTATCATGGCCAACGAACCTGGGCTGGATTCTGCAAAGCCAGACCAATGCCTTGAGCACCGGGTTGGTGAACAACAGCAATGCCTGGTTTGACATGCCAGGGAGCGCTGCCGTCACGTCAACTAATCTGACAATTAATCCGACCAATTCGACGGTGTTCTTCCGGCTCCGTCTTCCTTGA
- a CDS encoding prepilin-type N-terminal cleavage/methylation domain-containing protein, whose protein sequence is MKTKDTKTIRKIKPDRGFTLIELLVVIAIIAILAAMLLPALSKAKDKALGVACLNNTKQIGLAVIIYAGDNSDCFPMPPGVSWEVGPYNNAKGLACGGEWFRADKKTPNTPAPLLVSQLANNKVWVCPKRRRGLTYKSEPGEFDPSITGFLSYGFNLVGVFGVPVTAGSYNNKPFKIASSAKPSDMVMSTDSSGSNDPANCSAGDLSGDAAWLDIVWAGSGSDKYPRLQTAYAKHNKRVDVIYVDGHSAFSLPSQLSWGQFYGKFSGTMDNGASATSAICAPSFDAKEWSQTPE, encoded by the coding sequence ATGAAGACGAAAGACACAAAAACGATCAGGAAAATAAAGCCTGATCGCGGGTTCACCCTGATTGAATTGCTCGTTGTCATCGCTATCATTGCCATTCTTGCAGCCATGTTGCTTCCGGCGTTGAGCAAAGCGAAAGATAAAGCACTGGGCGTTGCCTGCCTGAACAATACAAAGCAGATAGGCCTTGCCGTGATCATATATGCGGGAGATAACAGTGATTGCTTTCCGATGCCGCCCGGCGTCAGTTGGGAGGTAGGTCCTTATAATAATGCGAAGGGACTGGCCTGCGGAGGAGAGTGGTTTCGCGCTGACAAAAAAACTCCAAACACTCCGGCCCCGCTGTTGGTGTCTCAGTTGGCAAACAACAAAGTATGGGTATGCCCTAAACGCAGGCGCGGCCTGACCTATAAATCTGAACCCGGGGAATTTGATCCAAGCATAACGGGTTTTCTTTCCTACGGGTTCAACCTGGTGGGTGTGTTTGGCGTTCCTGTCACTGCTGGCTCCTATAATAACAAGCCCTTCAAAATTGCCAGCTCAGCCAAACCGTCGGACATGGTGATGAGCACGGATTCGAGCGGCTCCAATGACCCAGCCAACTGCTCCGCAGGCGATCTCAGCGGCGATGCGGCATGGCTGGATATCGTCTGGGCGGGCAGCGGTTCCGATAAGTATCCCCGTCTTCAGACCGCGTATGCCAAGCATAACAAACGTGTGGATGTCATTTATGTGGATGGCCATTCCGCTTTTTCGCTACCCAGCCAGCTTTCTTGGGGACAGTTCTACGGAAAATTCAGTGGCACTATGGATAATGGCGCCTCGGCAACCTCGGCCATCTGCGCCCCATCGTTCGATGCCAAGGAATGGAGTCAGACGCCAGAATGA
- a CDS encoding type II secretion system protein has translation MITPTAVRCQPSTLFRRDKGFTLIELLVVIAIIAILAGLLLPALSRAKQKALQVSCLNNQKQLGLGFMMYVEDFRDTMPADASRIGHNNEDWIWWQIGSGFNVAQSPILIAIKGNTNSMRCPMDKDDTGRKAVMAAGGQWYGYSYTINGYSVGTVLMGAASSYAVTGSFIPQRLSSIRNPSNKLMLLEEPASASDAPPGSTVFLDDGRWVPPNTITIRHRGKGNANFVDGHAAPIDYKFAADTNHIDASL, from the coding sequence ATGATCACTCCAACCGCTGTCCGTTGCCAGCCATCAACCCTGTTCCGTCGTGATAAAGGCTTCACCCTTATTGAGCTTTTAGTAGTTATAGCCATCATAGCCATTCTTGCGGGGTTGTTGCTTCCCGCCTTGAGCAGAGCAAAACAAAAGGCTCTTCAGGTGTCCTGTCTTAACAATCAAAAGCAGCTTGGTCTCGGCTTCATGATGTACGTCGAAGATTTCCGTGATACCATGCCTGCCGATGCTTCAAGGATTGGGCATAATAATGAAGATTGGATTTGGTGGCAAATAGGAAGTGGATTTAACGTCGCTCAAAGCCCCATATTGATTGCAATCAAAGGAAACACCAATTCCATGCGTTGCCCTATGGATAAAGATGATACCGGAAGAAAAGCCGTGATGGCTGCTGGCGGACAATGGTATGGCTACAGTTATACCATAAATGGTTATTCTGTTGGTACAGTTCTCATGGGAGCAGCCTCATCGTATGCCGTGACCGGCAGTTTTATTCCGCAAAGACTTTCAAGTATTCGCAATCCTTCCAACAAGCTGATGCTTTTGGAAGAACCTGCCTCGGCGAGCGATGCCCCGCCAGGCTCGACAGTTTTTTTGGATGACGGACGCTGGGTTCCTCCTAACACGATTACTATCCGGCACCGTGGGAAGGGCAATGCTAATTTTGTCGATGGCCATGCCGCACCGATCGACTACAAGTTTGCTGCCGACACCAATCATATCGACGCGAGCTTGTGA
- a CDS encoding sialate O-acetylesterase, whose protein sequence is MKPSFAFVRWLALLLVGCGLTIEANAAPLSPHRLFSSHMVLQRDADDPLWGWATPGITVTVKVYNQNAALVQTKTAVAGSDGRWQVTVGPFGLVANNAAYSLTISDGATTLTLTDVLIGDVWLCAGQSNMQFSLNEIGVTNLAAEIADSANYPAIRNFSVPFTSSLTAETNLPSGSWQGAGPSTTGGFTAAGYFTAREIYKQQHIPIGIIRSAWAGSEIKSWLDPLFVSEICDFTQPIFDQAGQTPGRDTISGPYNAMIRPLSPFRIKAVEWYQGEYNVGWPEQYSRLLPGLMSNWRSLFGQPNLPFVIIQLPNFGNTQSQAVETGSWAELREAQLKTVLNDASARLVTTIDIGNGDLHPIDKQDVGQRAAWAAANLVYGQQIVDQAPVLAGTMVSGNTIICTFTNVGAGLMAGTKTLSPLSPAQQTVGGALGGFAICGANKVFFAASAVITATNQVTVTSAGVTTPVAVRYAWGSNPPGNLYNKITDAIGAVTNGVPVGSFRSDPVNRLVVISGTGTGYYSLGSQVAITASNLTGLAFHHWSGDTNLFSTVNGSTATLAQAQEYVSVLANYQITGAPSGVMATAQPSQIALTWNPMVAVHYNVKRSGISGGPYTTVASNLVGVANYVDANVIVGTTYYYVVSAANLLGEGPNSFQVSAIPTGGVPISTNTWDANGTTGPNPVDGSGSWLTASNWWNGSANVNGHWTNSPSDSAIFGTGTAGNYTINLGGNSLFASNVVFSTSGYTLTNGTLTLSGSGTPLMVNAGVTATLKNALTTSLASTFQVSSAGTLSLAGGATLAGNTILTGGGTVDLNAGTFAGPNFVLWTQTPVTQGAATLNTARIMVGYGGNSTYTLNSAGAQATSSGGGGDSFIGRAGSAGTWELKQGTVTLTAASGDSLRVGFDGSSKGTLTVEGGVFNLGGNTLYINHGATSSGGAGTVNLSGGTLLAGAVQFGGGGTFIPGASAALNVTGGTLYVGPGGISRNALGTLASSITLSGGVIGAAGNWSSSEPMGLANGNGNITFQAADAGNNAKDIALSGGVSGTGGLIKTGSGKLTLSGANTYTGGNIINAGTLSLTTTNNVSMPYINNGGILEVRQATVGSSLAVSTLTLGSGSPQLNFDLANLGNTIAPLISGENLTLNGNATVNVFNAPSSGTSVLLTYSGTRGGAGNFVAGTVPSGAVIIDDVVGKKVSLAYPSPPVPMILTISYDGPRLNLSGTNGPTSGSYRILSSTNLADPLWISLLTNAFDAGGAFNATIPVNREAPAVFFRVTVP, encoded by the coding sequence ATGAAACCCTCGTTTGCGTTCGTACGATGGTTGGCATTGCTGTTGGTTGGATGCGGTCTGACCATCGAGGCGAATGCCGCACCCTTGAGTCCCCATCGGTTGTTTTCCAGCCACATGGTGTTGCAGCGTGATGCCGATGACCCGCTCTGGGGTTGGGCTACACCTGGCATCACAGTGACAGTGAAAGTTTACAACCAAAATGCCGCACTGGTTCAGACCAAGACGGCGGTTGCCGGTTCGGATGGTCGCTGGCAGGTGACCGTAGGGCCTTTCGGATTGGTGGCCAACAACGCCGCTTACAGCCTCACGATATCCGATGGGGCAACCACCCTGACGCTCACGGATGTCCTCATCGGCGATGTCTGGCTATGCGCCGGTCAATCCAACATGCAGTTTTCGCTGAATGAAATCGGTGTGACCAACCTTGCGGCAGAGATTGCCGATTCGGCAAATTATCCGGCGATCCGAAATTTCAGTGTTCCCTTTACCTCATCGCTCACGGCCGAAACCAATCTTCCGAGCGGTTCCTGGCAGGGCGCCGGTCCATCAACTACGGGAGGTTTTACGGCAGCGGGTTACTTCACCGCCCGGGAGATCTACAAGCAGCAACATATTCCAATCGGGATCATTCGTTCCGCGTGGGCGGGGTCGGAGATCAAAAGCTGGCTCGACCCGCTGTTTGTTTCCGAAATATGCGATTTCACACAACCCATTTTTGATCAGGCGGGGCAGACGCCGGGAAGAGATACGATTTCCGGGCCATATAATGCGATGATCCGGCCACTTTCACCTTTTAGAATAAAGGCTGTCGAGTGGTATCAGGGGGAGTACAATGTCGGTTGGCCGGAACAATACAGCCGGCTGCTGCCGGGGTTGATGAGCAACTGGCGCTCGCTTTTCGGACAGCCAAATCTGCCTTTCGTCATCATTCAATTGCCGAACTTTGGGAACACACAATCCCAGGCGGTGGAGACAGGCAGTTGGGCGGAGCTTCGCGAAGCGCAGTTGAAGACGGTGCTGAATGACGCCAGCGCCCGTCTCGTTACCACGATTGATATCGGCAACGGGGATCTCCATCCCATTGACAAGCAGGATGTGGGACAGCGCGCCGCGTGGGCCGCGGCGAATCTGGTCTATGGGCAGCAGATCGTCGATCAAGCCCCCGTCTTGGCCGGAACCATGGTCTCGGGGAACACCATCATCTGCACTTTCACGAATGTCGGTGCGGGGTTGATGGCCGGAACGAAAACCCTGTCGCCGCTGAGTCCGGCTCAACAAACGGTGGGCGGAGCCTTGGGCGGCTTTGCGATCTGCGGTGCGAACAAGGTCTTTTTTGCCGCCAGCGCGGTGATAACCGCGACCAATCAGGTGACCGTTACCAGTGCGGGTGTGACGACGCCTGTGGCGGTGCGTTACGCGTGGGGCAGCAATCCCCCCGGCAACCTTTATAATAAAATCACGGATGCGATTGGCGCTGTCACCAACGGCGTGCCGGTGGGATCTTTCCGCAGCGACCCCGTCAATCGGTTGGTCGTGATTTCAGGAACGGGGACGGGTTACTATTCCTTGGGATCCCAAGTTGCGATCACAGCCAGCAATCTCACCGGACTGGCTTTTCATCATTGGAGCGGCGATACCAACCTCTTCTCCACCGTCAACGGTTCGACGGCGACCTTGGCACAAGCTCAGGAATATGTGTCCGTGCTCGCCAACTACCAGATCACGGGAGCGCCGTCCGGGGTGATGGCGACGGCGCAGCCCAGCCAAATCGCTCTCACTTGGAACCCGATGGTTGCAGTTCATTACAATGTAAAACGGAGCGGCATAAGCGGTGGACCTTACACAACCGTGGCCTCCAATCTCGTCGGTGTAGCTAATTATGTGGATGCGAATGTGATTGTTGGCACCACCTATTACTATGTTGTGTCAGCGGCCAACCTCCTTGGAGAAGGGCCAAATTCATTTCAAGTCAGCGCGATTCCGACCGGCGGAGTTCCCATTTCAACAAATACCTGGGATGCGAACGGCACGACAGGTCCCAATCCTGTTGATGGGAGCGGAAGCTGGCTGACCGCCAGCAACTGGTGGAACGGCAGTGCCAATGTCAACGGCCATTGGACCAACAGTCCCAGCGACAGTGCCATATTCGGAACGGGGACCGCCGGTAATTACACCATCAATCTGGGTGGGAACAGCCTCTTCGCCTCGAATGTGGTGTTCAGCACCTCTGGCTACACGCTGACGAACGGCACGCTGACCCTCTCGGGAAGCGGCACTCCTCTCATGGTAAATGCGGGCGTGACGGCCACGCTCAAGAACGCGCTGACCACCAGCCTTGCCAGCACCTTCCAGGTCAGCAGTGCCGGGACGCTGAGCCTCGCCGGCGGGGCAACGCTCGCCGGCAACACCATCCTTACAGGTGGCGGCACCGTCGATTTGAACGCCGGCACGTTTGCTGGGCCGAACTTCGTGCTCTGGACACAGACCCCGGTGACCCAGGGGGCGGCGACGCTCAACACCGCACGCATCATGGTTGGCTACGGGGGGAATTCCACCTACACCCTCAACAGCGCGGGCGCGCAGGCCACCTCGAGTGGCGGCGGAGGTGACTCCTTCATCGGGCGGGCCGGCAGCGCCGGAACCTGGGAGTTGAAACAGGGCACGGTCACCTTGACGGCGGCCAGCGGTGACAGCCTGCGGGTCGGGTTTGATGGGAGCAGCAAGGGCACGCTCACGGTGGAGGGTGGAGTCTTTAATCTGGGTGGGAACACCCTTTACATCAACCATGGCGCGACGAGTTCCGGCGGAGCAGGGACGGTCAATCTTTCGGGGGGAACATTGCTGGCCGGCGCCGTTCAGTTCGGGGGCGGTGGGACCTTCATTCCGGGAGCGTCCGCCGCGTTGAATGTAACCGGCGGAACGCTGTACGTGGGTCCGGGCGGGATCTCCAGGAATGCGCTGGGAACCCTGGCGAGCTCGATCACCCTTTCCGGGGGCGTCATCGGAGCGGCGGGCAACTGGTCCTCGTCCGAGCCGATGGGCCTGGCCAATGGGAACGGGAACATCACCTTCCAAGCGGCGGATGCCGGCAACAATGCTAAAGACATTGCTCTCTCCGGTGGTGTGTCCGGCACTGGCGGGTTGATTAAGACGGGCAGTGGCAAACTGACCTTAAGCGGAGCCAATACCTACACCGGCGGTAACATCATCAATGCCGGAACGTTGAGTCTGACGACAACCAATAACGTTTCGATGCCTTATATCAACAACGGCGGCATCCTCGAAGTGCGCCAGGCGACTGTCGGAAGTTCATTGGCAGTCAGCACACTGACCTTGGGCAGCGGCAGCCCGCAGTTGAATTTTGACTTGGCTAACCTGGGTAACACAATTGCACCCCTGATCAGTGGTGAGAATCTGACGCTGAACGGCAATGCAACCGTCAACGTGTTCAACGCGCCATCCAGTGGCACCAGTGTGTTGTTGACCTACTCAGGCACCCGCGGCGGTGCGGGAAATTTTGTGGCCGGCACGGTTCCGTCAGGTGCGGTCATCATTGACGATGTCGTGGGCAAGAAGGTGAGCCTGGCTTATCCGTCACCGCCGGTTCCGATGATTCTCACGATTAGTTATGACGGACCCCGCCTCAATTTATCTGGAACCAACGGCCCGACATCCGGCTCCTATCGGATCTTGAGCTCGACAAACCTGGCTGATCCGTTGTGGATTTCCCTGCTGACCAATGCATTTGATGCCGGCGGTGCTTTCAATGCGACTATTCCAGTGAATCGAGAAGCCCCAGCCGTTTTTTTTCGCGTGACAGTGCCATGA